One part of the Chryseobacterium mulctrae genome encodes these proteins:
- a CDS encoding monovalent cation:proton antiporter-2 (CPA2) family protein — MESSLAMNTLLFLGVAIIMVPLARKLGLSSVIGYILGGIIIGPYVLKLTGRDVDGIMHASEFGVIMLLFLVGLELEPRKFWEMRKKIVGLGLTQMTLTISLLFLIFFLAGWKIDRAITIAMCFALSSTAIVLQTLQEKNNLKTTAGEASFSTLLFQDIAVIPILAILPIIANYKARHHDNEVQILIQKLPEWLQAGTVIFGVVILILLGRYVFVPFLRYVSKAGMTELLTASSLFLVIGVSELMVAIGLSPALGAFLAGVMLANSEFRHELEAHIDPFKGLLLAVFFVSVGSTMNFNVIAQDPVFIFSTVFVVLAVKFFVLFAIGKFFKIDTPQSLFYAFALSQVGEFAFVLINYASDLYLFNAEMNAQMMAITAITMCITPILLIINDRLITPKFIKEIPEVKSDFDILDGNISQKKIIIVGFGHFGSTVGRLLKANKISATVLDRDSDRVKLLRSYGFKVYYGDATRIPVLRAAGIEEAEILVLCLDDPDDNRFVAELVREQYPNVKIFVRAKNRIDAYEYLDKGIDNIYRETLGTAVEMAVDVLQETGMRKYAARRLGQRFMAIDKASIRKLAKSKDDEDMRLFTTKELLQREEELLAYDNLNFENKDWETSSADDDDEETQE, encoded by the coding sequence ATGGAATCTAGCTTAGCGATGAACACTTTACTCTTTTTGGGCGTTGCCATTATTATGGTTCCGCTCGCAAGAAAATTAGGTTTAAGCTCAGTGATTGGTTATATTTTAGGTGGAATTATCATCGGACCGTATGTTTTAAAACTAACAGGACGTGATGTCGACGGAATTATGCACGCCAGTGAATTTGGTGTCATCATGCTTCTATTTTTGGTTGGACTAGAATTGGAACCCAGGAAATTTTGGGAAATGCGAAAGAAAATTGTCGGTCTCGGTCTTACTCAGATGACTCTCACCATTTCGCTACTTTTCCTGATCTTTTTTTTAGCTGGCTGGAAAATCGATAGAGCCATTACGATTGCGATGTGTTTTGCATTATCATCAACAGCAATTGTTTTACAGACTTTACAGGAAAAAAATAATCTTAAAACCACCGCCGGTGAAGCATCTTTTTCCACGCTTTTATTTCAGGATATTGCTGTCATCCCTATTTTGGCGATTTTACCTATCATTGCGAATTACAAAGCAAGACATCATGATAATGAAGTTCAGATTTTAATTCAGAAACTTCCGGAATGGCTTCAGGCAGGAACCGTAATTTTCGGAGTTGTTATTTTAATTTTATTGGGTCGGTATGTTTTTGTCCCTTTTTTAAGATACGTTTCAAAAGCAGGAATGACGGAACTATTAACCGCTTCTTCCCTATTTTTAGTGATAGGAGTTTCAGAATTAATGGTTGCCATCGGATTATCTCCCGCTTTAGGAGCATTTTTAGCAGGTGTCATGTTGGCAAACAGTGAATTCCGCCATGAATTGGAAGCACACATTGATCCATTTAAAGGACTTCTTCTCGCAGTATTTTTTGTAAGTGTAGGTTCTACGATGAATTTTAACGTCATTGCACAAGATCCTGTATTCATTTTCAGCACTGTTTTTGTGGTTTTAGCCGTAAAGTTTTTTGTGCTTTTTGCGATCGGAAAATTCTTTAAAATTGATACTCCTCAAAGTTTATTCTATGCTTTTGCACTTTCTCAGGTCGGAGAATTTGCTTTTGTCTTGATCAATTACGCTTCCGATCTTTATCTATTCAATGCCGAAATGAATGCTCAAATGATGGCAATCACCGCCATTACAATGTGTATAACCCCTATTCTTTTAATTATTAATGACAGACTGATTACTCCTAAATTCATCAAAGAAATTCCGGAAGTAAAATCAGATTTTGATATTCTTGATGGCAATATTTCTCAGAAAAAAATCATCATTGTAGGTTTTGGACATTTTGGAAGCACTGTAGGAAGACTTCTTAAAGCCAATAAAATCTCGGCAACCGTTCTCGACAGAGATTCTGATAGAGTGAAATTATTAAGAAGCTACGGTTTTAAAGTCTATTACGGAGACGCAACAAGAATTCCCGTCTTGAGAGCTGCAGGAATTGAAGAAGCAGAAATTTTGGTTTTATGTCTTGACGATCCCGATGATAATAGATTTGTTGCAGAACTGGTTCGTGAGCAATATCCTAATGTGAAAATATTTGTACGCGCTAAAAACAGGATTGATGCATACGAGTATTTAGACAAAGGAATTGATAATATTTACCGTGAAACATTAGGAACCGCAGTAGAAATGGCCGTTGATGTTTTGCAGGAAACCGGAATGCGAAAATACGCAGCACGACGTCTTGGACAAAGATTTATGGCAATCGATAAAGCCTCAATCCGAAAACTGGCAAAATCAAAAGATGATGAAGATATGCGTCTTTTTACCACAAAAGAACTCCTCCAGCGAGAGGAGGAGTTGTTGGCTTATGATAATTTAAATTTTGAAAATAAAGACTGGGAAACCTCATCTGCAGATGATGATGATGAAGAGACCCAAGAATAA
- a CDS encoding head GIN domain-containing protein, translating into MKYTAILLLSGLVIFTSCKKNENKEGKSTWLPDVTNKDHGSLKQKEFKGDFNEIEVSQAIEAEIIKSDVERVVISAPANIIDEVLVDNNGGELHIHYKTGVRVMNTNNVKAKIYAKDFKKLEANSAAIIIVRDQFTQEKTDVEVSSAAHISGKLEANDLDIDAGSSATFKGQIWAVNLNIEASSAADVTISGKTKNANLTSSSGSGISAKDVVAENVKAEASSGASVEIGVSSKFEGHASSGGSIKGHKKGNVTTVTKEESSGGSVDIQ; encoded by the coding sequence ATGAAATATACAGCAATTTTACTTCTTTCAGGATTAGTGATTTTCACTTCTTGCAAAAAAAATGAGAACAAAGAAGGCAAATCAACTTGGTTACCCGACGTTACCAATAAAGATCACGGATCTCTAAAACAAAAAGAATTTAAAGGCGATTTTAACGAAATTGAAGTTTCTCAGGCTATTGAAGCAGAGATTATTAAATCTGATGTTGAAAGAGTAGTGATTTCTGCCCCTGCAAATATTATTGACGAAGTTTTGGTGGATAACAATGGCGGCGAACTTCATATTCACTACAAAACAGGAGTACGTGTAATGAATACCAATAATGTGAAAGCTAAAATTTATGCTAAAGATTTTAAAAAACTTGAAGCAAACTCTGCTGCTATCATTATTGTAAGAGATCAGTTCACTCAGGAAAAAACAGATGTTGAGGTTTCTAGTGCAGCTCATATTTCAGGAAAACTTGAAGCAAATGATCTAGATATTGATGCAGGAAGCAGCGCTACTTTCAAAGGACAAATCTGGGCGGTAAACCTTAATATTGAGGCTTCTTCTGCAGCAGATGTTACAATATCCGGAAAAACTAAAAATGCAAATCTTACTTCATCTTCAGGAAGCGGTATTTCTGCAAAGGATGTGGTTGCTGAAAATGTGAAAGCTGAAGCGTCAAGTGGAGCGAGTGTAGAAATCGGTGTTTCTTCAAAATTTGAAGGTCATGCATCTTCAGGTGGAAGTATAAAAGGACACAAAAAAGGAAATGTAACTACCGTAACCAAAGAAGAAAGCAGCGGTGGAAGCGTAGATATTCAATAA
- a CDS encoding VF530 family protein — MEEKSKDPLHGKRLDAILEELVEYYQGFEELGKQINIKCFTDNPSINSSLKFLRKTDWARAKVESLYLYVLRQKKREESKDRK, encoded by the coding sequence ATGGAAGAAAAATCAAAAGATCCTTTACATGGAAAAAGACTTGATGCCATTCTTGAAGAGTTGGTAGAATATTATCAGGGCTTTGAGGAATTGGGAAAACAAATCAATATCAAATGCTTTACAGATAATCCGAGTATCAATTCGTCATTGAAGTTTTTACGAAAAACAGACTGGGCAAGAGCGAAAGTTGAAAGTCTGTATCTGTATGTTTTAAGACAGAAAAAAAGGGAAGAATCAAAAGATAGGAAGTAA
- a CDS encoding YchJ family protein has product MNCPCCSGKTYEECCKPYHVGEKYAPTAEALMRSRFSAFAIPNGKYLMETTSPSKRQFHNTKDLQEWGEINEWTKLEIVNKPSMNKVEFKAHYTDEDGEKQMHHELSTFKMIQNRWYYLTGEFLE; this is encoded by the coding sequence ATGAACTGTCCTTGTTGCTCCGGAAAAACATACGAAGAATGTTGCAAACCTTATCATGTTGGAGAAAAATACGCACCAACTGCAGAAGCTTTGATGCGCTCAAGATTTTCCGCATTTGCAATTCCGAATGGAAAATATTTAATGGAAACAACTTCTCCCAGCAAAAGGCAATTCCACAATACAAAAGATTTGCAGGAATGGGGAGAAATCAATGAATGGACAAAACTTGAAATTGTAAATAAACCTTCAATGAATAAAGTAGAATTCAAGGCACATTACACTGATGAAGATGGAGAAAAACAAATGCATCATGAATTATCTACATTTAAAATGATTCAAAACCGATGGTATTATTTAACTGGAGAATTTCTAGAATAA
- a CDS encoding M3 family metallopeptidase, with amino-acid sequence MKHISSALLISALAFNYSCTTMKTNDIKQEMPVPDASLSSNPFMKKSKLQYETPEFDKIKNEHFKPAFQFGLKQHDAEILKIANNSEAATFENTIVALEKSGEVLKRTTITFSNLTSANTNPTLQALDEEYAPIFAAHSDKMYLNENLYKRIKSITENGLDSESKRLLQFYKQNFEIAGANLSSADKEKLKQVNQELASLSTQYSNKLLEARKQGGVFFSDAKELDGLSTDEIEAAASDAKTAGQPGKYLLALQNTTQQPLLQNLTNRATREKLFKASWQRAEKGDANYTRETIEKLAKLRLKKAQILGKKSFAEWKLQDQMAKNPEAAVKLMNQVANPAVETAKREAKDIQDLIDQQKGGFKVEPWDWNFYAEQVRKAKFDLDENQIKPYFEITTVLEKGVFFAAEKFYGLTFKKRTDLPVYHPDVVTYEVFDHDGKSIAIYYLDFYTRDSKSGGAWMSNYVEQSYLLGTKPVIVKCYNYQKPAPGKPSLISYDDVSTIFHEFGHSIHGMFASQKYPSLSGTNVPRDFVEFPSQINEHWALDPVVLKNYALHYETKQPIPQALVDKIKKASTFNQGYMTTELVSAAALDMDWHSVTNEGQLLPVLHFEKQSLNNHGFTLATVPPRYHTPYFAHIWGGGYSAGYYAYLWSETLDNDAWEWIKNNGGLTRENGDRFRKYILSVGNSVDLNQAFRDFTGHDPDIKPLLRNRGFIK; translated from the coding sequence ATGAAACACATTTCATCAGCATTGTTAATTTCTGCTTTGGCATTCAATTACTCTTGTACCACAATGAAAACAAACGACATAAAACAGGAAATGCCTGTTCCTGATGCTTCGCTTTCTTCAAATCCTTTTATGAAGAAAAGCAAACTTCAGTATGAAACTCCCGAGTTTGATAAAATTAAAAACGAACACTTCAAACCTGCATTTCAATTTGGATTAAAACAGCACGATGCTGAAATTCTGAAAATCGCCAACAATAGCGAAGCGGCAACTTTCGAAAACACTATTGTTGCATTAGAAAAAAGTGGCGAAGTTCTAAAAAGAACCACAATTACATTTTCAAATCTTACAAGCGCAAATACCAATCCTACTTTGCAGGCTTTGGACGAAGAATATGCACCCATTTTTGCAGCGCATTCTGATAAAATGTATCTGAATGAAAATCTGTATAAAAGAATAAAATCGATCACAGAAAATGGTTTAGACTCTGAAAGCAAAAGATTACTGCAGTTCTACAAGCAGAATTTTGAAATCGCAGGAGCTAATCTTTCTTCTGCCGACAAAGAAAAATTAAAGCAGGTAAATCAGGAATTGGCATCACTTTCCACTCAGTATTCTAACAAATTATTGGAAGCGAGAAAGCAAGGTGGCGTTTTCTTTTCTGATGCTAAAGAATTAGACGGACTCTCAACAGATGAAATTGAAGCTGCAGCAAGCGATGCAAAAACTGCAGGACAACCGGGAAAATATCTTTTGGCTTTACAAAATACAACTCAGCAACCTCTTTTGCAAAATCTTACCAACAGAGCAACAAGAGAAAAACTGTTCAAAGCATCTTGGCAAAGAGCTGAAAAAGGCGATGCCAACTACACGAGAGAAACGATTGAAAAATTAGCGAAACTTAGACTTAAAAAAGCTCAGATTTTAGGCAAAAAAAGTTTTGCAGAATGGAAATTGCAGGATCAAATGGCTAAAAATCCTGAAGCTGCAGTAAAGCTGATGAACCAGGTTGCAAATCCTGCGGTAGAAACAGCAAAACGTGAAGCAAAAGACATTCAAGATCTAATTGATCAGCAAAAAGGAGGTTTCAAAGTAGAACCTTGGGATTGGAATTTCTATGCTGAACAAGTAAGAAAAGCAAAATTTGATTTAGATGAAAACCAGATCAAGCCTTATTTTGAAATTACAACCGTTTTGGAAAAAGGTGTTTTCTTCGCTGCAGAAAAATTCTATGGATTAACTTTTAAGAAAAGAACAGATCTTCCGGTTTATCATCCTGATGTTGTAACTTATGAAGTTTTCGATCATGACGGAAAATCTATTGCAATTTATTACCTAGATTTCTACACAAGAGATTCTAAAAGCGGTGGAGCGTGGATGAGCAACTACGTTGAGCAATCGTATTTATTGGGAACAAAACCTGTAATTGTAAAATGTTATAATTATCAGAAACCAGCTCCGGGAAAACCTTCTTTAATCAGTTATGATGATGTTTCAACGATTTTCCATGAGTTTGGTCACTCTATCCACGGAATGTTTGCAAGCCAGAAATATCCTTCACTTTCAGGAACCAATGTACCGAGAGATTTCGTAGAATTTCCTTCTCAGATCAATGAACACTGGGCTTTAGATCCGGTAGTTTTGAAAAACTATGCTCTTCATTACGAAACAAAACAACCTATTCCACAGGCTTTGGTTGATAAAATTAAAAAAGCATCAACATTTAACCAAGGTTATATGACGACCGAATTGGTTTCTGCAGCAGCTTTGGATATGGATTGGCATTCTGTGACTAACGAAGGTCAATTGCTTCCTGTTTTACATTTTGAAAAACAATCATTAAATAATCACGGATTTACTTTAGCTACTGTTCCTCCGAGATATCATACTCCTTATTTTGCACACATTTGGGGCGGTGGTTATTCTGCAGGATATTACGCTTATTTATGGTCTGAAACTTTAGATAATGACGCGTGGGAATGGATTAAGAATAATGGCGGTCTTACAAGAGAAAATGGTGACCGTTTCAGAAAATACATTCTTTCTGTAGGAAATTCTGTAGATCTTAATCAGGCATTCAGAGATTTCACAGGACATGATCCGGATATTAAGCCGTTGTTGAGAAACAGAGGTTTTATTAAATAA
- a CDS encoding FKBP-type peptidyl-prolyl cis-trans isomerase gives MTIENNHVVAVKYILHTIEEDGTKTLVEETTAENPLTFLYGLGMMIPKFEQNIHGLKAGDTAAFVIQPEEAYGEKQDDAIAQLPIDMFAESGVPPIGAILPLSDNQGNNFQAFVVEVTPEVVVADLNHPMAGKVLDFQVEILNTRPATEEELSHGHAHGIDGNEAH, from the coding sequence ATGACAATCGAAAACAATCATGTGGTAGCTGTAAAGTATATTCTTCACACTATCGAAGAGGATGGAACTAAAACTCTTGTAGAAGAAACAACTGCAGAAAATCCACTTACATTTTTATATGGTTTGGGAATGATGATTCCAAAGTTTGAGCAAAATATCCACGGTTTGAAAGCTGGTGATACTGCTGCTTTTGTAATTCAGCCGGAAGAAGCTTACGGTGAAAAGCAAGATGATGCTATCGCACAATTGCCAATCGATATGTTTGCAGAATCTGGAGTTCCGCCAATCGGAGCTATTTTACCTTTATCTGATAACCAAGGAAATAATTTCCAGGCTTTTGTAGTAGAAGTTACTCCGGAAGTTGTTGTAGCAGATCTTAACCATCCAATGGCTGGAAAAGTTTTAGATTTCCAGGTGGAAATTTTAAACACTCGTCCTGCAACAGAAGAGGAGTTGTCTCACGGTCACGCTCATGGAATTGACGGAAACGAGGCTCACTAA